DNA sequence from the Orcinus orca chromosome 2, mOrcOrc1.1, whole genome shotgun sequence genome:
TAGGTTTTGAACCTGAAGCTGCCCAATGCCAGATTCAGTTATGTGATTATGACATGATGTTGCCACTATAAATGATCTTCTTTTCCACTTATCAGAGTGTATTCCATTtatcagagagagacagagagatagaggcagagagagagcttttggagaaatgtttaagGACTGTGAGGGCTAACAAGTCTGCAGTGTGCAgcgcaggccagcaggctggaaatCCCAGCTGGAGTCAACACTGTAGTCTTGAGCCTGAAGGCaatctggaggcagaattccttctggGGACCTCAGTCCTTTCCCTTAAGGATTTCAACCGATTGGTTGAGTCCCACCCACGTTAtggaggacaatctgctttacccaaagtctactgattcaaatgttatcacatctacaaaatgccTTCACGGCAACACCTAGACTCAGGTGTTAGACCAACAGCTGGGTACTGTAGCCTGGCCAAGTTGACACTTAAAATTAACCATCGCACTATGtaataaacaaaaacttaaaaaaacgtAGGTATCCTAGATTGCATAGTCCAATTTccttattttgcaaatgagaaaacagatcaGAAAGGATAGGCACCCAGTGATACACATGTGTTCACAGGAGAACATGCACACCCACATTCGCAGAACCTCTCATAAGTTGCTCACTACCTTCTAATACAATTAAGTAGAAAAATTAAATCCCTCCAAaacaccatttatttttattttgaagacttGATTAGAAAAATTCAGCAAACAGTCCATTTTATTACTTCTCTCCAGGCTAATGCTCCCACATGCTGGATGTGGGGACTACTTTCAGAGCAGATGGGGAGTCTGGAAATAGCTGACACTTTTCTCCCCAAAAGCGGACTTACTCTCAAGTTCATTCCTGTCCCTCCTACTCACCCCCTCAACCTCTCCAGTCTCACCTGTCACTTCTCAGGCTTCCTCCAACTTGATGCTTCCTTTTGCCTCTGGGCTTGCAAACAAGCTCTTCCGTCTGCGGCACTCTTTCCTCAACCCCCTACCCCTCCACAAACACACCCCTTTTGCCTGGTTAAAGCCCAGTCATGCTTAAGTCTCAGCTGAAACATCTTTTCCTCAGGTAATGCCCCTGCCCCTACCAGACCGGGTTAGATGTCCTTCCCATGCACCCCTATGGCATGCAGTACCAACCCCTGATATGTACTGTTTATTTATCTATATCCCCACTAATGGTATCCCCAGCATGGTATCCCCAGTGTTAGAGTGTATCACATaaaagacattcaataaatatttattgggggaaggaagaaaaggaggaatgaaggaaaaaggaagggattTCTGTAGGGCCTATCTTGCGCTGCATGACTGAGATCTGACTATTAGAAACAGTCTGTGATGAAATTTGCCCAGGGAACTGCAGGGGGTAGAGCAAATTTGGTCATTTCAGGTGCTAGGGAGTCTCTATCGAGTGACCTGGcatcctggggttttgttttgccGTCATTTGGACATCGATATCACCAGGGAGTTATCGGTGTAAAGTAACAAGAAGCTGAACCAGGGTGGTAGCAGCAGGAATGGAAAGGGACCCATAAAGGGATGTTTCATGGCTAATTTGGACTGCATTCGTTGGGATGTGAAGGAGAAGGGTGCAAGATCAGGAAgctgggagaatctgatttctggTACAAGACAATATCATCAATTCCATACTGAATTGGAGGTATTAGGAAAGCATCTAAAAATACagctgaaaatataaaacaaagccaAGAAGATCTACAGTCCTTCACAAATTATTTATATCAATTACTGTTATCAGAGAAGTGTCAAAACTGGCCAGTAGGCAGAACCAGTATTGCCTATATGATGTGCTTTGAGGGTCATCAAAAAGACTTCTCCTTCACGATCTATCATCATGTCCAGGTAactgaaatgtaattaaaatggtACTTTTCGTATATCACCACATATAATTTGTATGCACATATTATATCTCTGGAAGGAAAGATAAGTCATGGtaacagtggttacctctggaaAAGGGGGATTAGGAGATTGGAGGTCAGAGGTGGGAGGGAAACCTATCTTTTACCATTTACACTTTTGTACCCACTGAAGCTTTTTATCATGTACATACATCTTTaatgtagaaaagaaaattttttattttattttaaaaagttggaaTTTGTCAATGGGctgttggttaaataaattatagtacatcCATTAAGTGGGATAATGTAcagtcattaaaatgaaaacaaggtaGCTTTGATCCAAAAGATGTACTGATCCAAAGATGTCCAAGATGATTagttaagtaaaaaacaaaatttagagtgtaaacattaaaaatccacccattagaaaaaaatgtgtttaaatacTTGTTAGCATGTATATGCATAGGGAAAAGCTGTCAAAATACACCTGTTAGCATTGATTACCCTGGCAAGATGGAATTAGAAGATACTTTCGCTTTCTAAGTTATATATTTTGACATTGTTTGAACTTTTACAAGGAGCATATTactttataatcaggaaaaaaagataatttaaaacatttgtgaCAACGCAAATAGCCCCAAAATGGAGGGAGGGTCATCATCTTCAGCAGCTGGGGCAACTTTTAAACCCTCTAGATGAAAACTAGGTACTCATGGGGAGTGTGTGCATTAAGTCAGGGAGAAGTGCTGTAATACAGCCTTGGCTCACAACAGTGCCTCAGTAATATTTAATAACTGAACTTATAATTAAACTCAATAAAGTTGGACTATAAAGTAGATACAACTTGTCTTTTTCCCAAGTGAATGACAAAATAGATACTTATCACCAGGAGCTTAAAAAACAGaggatctggggcttccctggtggcgcagtggttgagagtccgcctgccgatgcaagggacacgggttcgtgccccagtccgggaagatcccacatgccgcggagcggctgggcccttgagccatggccactgagcctgtgctccgcaacgggagaggccacaaaaatgAGAGGctcagcgtaccgcaaaaaaaaaaaaaaaaaaaaaaaacagagggtcTGACCTCAAGGCCATAGTCTAAGATAACTTAACATCACCTGTTTTCCCCTCTTCCCTGCTTTCCAACAATctgatgcttttctttttgtttgcccTTGTCATCTTCCcagccctttttttaaaattgcccATTAGAACCACAAGAGGGCAGCAGCCTCATGCACAAGAAAGGCTCTCAGGCATTGGTAATCATAAAAAGCAAAGGGAGGAGATGCCTTTATAAAAAGTGTTATCAAAACTTTAGAGATTTCAGCATCTTGCTCTGAATAGATGTGGAACCACATTTAATGTTCTGTTAGAAATTATAAACAATGAGTGGAAAAGAAATTCATGCTGGTGAGTGGAGCTAAcgtatttccctctcttccagaaACTGGCCAGAGAAACGAGATAGAAAAGAGAAGAGTCTAGAACCTAAGACTTACTCCTAATGTAAACTCTTGCACCAGGATGGAAGGGGAATCTTACCACAATGCTACTACCGTCAATGGCACCCCAGTGAATCACCAGCCTTTGGAACGCCACAGGTTGTGGGAAGTCATCACCATCGCAGCTGTGACAGCTGTGGTGAGCCTGATCACCGTCGTGGGCAACGTCTTAGTCATGATCTCTTTCAAAGTCAACAGCCAGCTGAAGACAGTTAATAACTATTACCTGCTCAGCTTAGCCTGTGCAGATCTCATCATTGGGATCTTCTCCATGAACCTCTACACCACCTACATCCTCATGGGACACTGGGCTCTCGGGAGTCTGGCTTGTGACCTTTGGCTCGCACTGGACTACGTGGCCAGCAATGCTTCTGTCATGAACCTTCTGGTGATCAGTTTTGACCGATACTTTTCTATCACAAGACCCCTAACGTATCGGGCCAAGCGTACCCCAAAGAGGGCTGGCATCATGATTGGCTTGGCCTGGCTGATCTCCTTCATCCTCTGGGCCCCAGCGATCCTCTGCTGGCAGTACTTGGTTGGGGAGCGGACGGTCCCACCAGATGAGTGCCAGATCCAGTTCCTCTCGGAGCCCACCATCACTTTTGGCACTGCCATCGCTGCTTTCTACATCCCTGTTTCTGTGATGACAATCCTCTACTGCCGGATCTACCGGGAAACAGAGAAGCGAACCAAGGACCTGGCCGACCTCCAGGGCTCTGACTGCGTGGCTGAAACTGAGAAGAGAAAGCCAGCTCACGAGGCTCTGCTCACGTCCTGCTTTAGCTGCTGCCCCCAGCCCACACTGGCTCAGAGCGAAAGGAACCAAGCCTCCTGGCCATCCTCCTGCAGGAGCACCTCCGTCACTGGGAAGCCATCCCGAGCCACTGGCCCGAGCACTGAGTGGGGCAAAGCTGAGCAGCTGACCACCTGTAGCAGCTACCCCTCCTCAGAAGATGAAGACAAGCCCACCACTGACCCTGTCTTTCAAGTGGTCTACAAGAGTCAGGCCAAGGAAAGCCCAAGGGAAGAATTCAGTGCTGAAGAGGTCAAGGAAACTTTTGCGAACgctcaaactgaaaaaaatgactATGACACCCAAAAATACTTCCTGTCTCCAGCTGCTGCTCATCGACCCAAGAGTCAGAAGTGCATGGCCTGTAAGTTCCGACTGGTGGTGAAAGCTGATGGGACCCAGGATACCAACAACGGCTGTCGCAAGGTGAAAATCATGCCCTGCTCCTTCCCGGTGTCCAAGGACCCTTCAACGAAAGGCCTTGATCCCAACCTCAGCCATCAGATGACCAAACGAAAGAGGATGGTCCTCGTCAAAGAGAGGAAAGCAGCCCAGACCCTGAGTGCAATTCTCCTGGCTTTCATCATCACGTGGACCCCTTACAACATCATGGTCCTGGTTTCCACCTTCTGCGACAAGTGTGTCCCAGTCACCCTGTGGCACTTGGGCTACTGGCTGTGTTATGTCAATAGCACTGTCAACCCCATTTGCTATGCCCTCTGCAACAGAACCTTCAGGAAGACCTTTAAGATGCTGCTTCTCTGccgatggaaaaagaaaaaagtggaagaGAAATTGTACTGGCAGGGGAACAGCAAGCTCCCCTGAAAAGTAACGACTCCCCTCAGAAGAATGACCAAGGTCAAGGTCCTCTGAGGACGGGTGAGCTGATTCTGCTTTACTTTTCAAAAAGACCTTTTGAGTCCCTGAGGACATGGAAAGCCTCGAGGTCCGTCGCCAGAAGGAAAGAGTCACAGCTGCCACAGTTACTGCCATATTGAATGATTCTTATCCATGACCAGGGTCGCCTGATGCTGCTGGAGTGTTTGCCACCAAAGTAAAGAGACAGACTCATGACCCTTCACAGGAGGAGGAGCAGTTGGTCACAGCAAACAACAACTGAGGGAGCTCCTGTCCAACCTTCTGCGGGCAACAGCAGGACCGGTGGAAACTTGTCACAGAGTTTTGTgcagtatgtatgtgtctgtgaAGTTGTCTCATTTCAGTGAGAATGAGGAGAATGTAAGTCAATGTCACCTGTTAACAAGAGTGATATTCAACTGGCTTCTAagattctatttctttatgaacTGATCAGTATTTATTATGCAGCTATTATGTGTTCTGTACTGTGGTATGTTTTCCTGTCCCTACATCTGAGCAAAGCTCTTGCTCTTCCTTTTCACAACTGATGCCAATTCCTGGTACCCACTGAGGCCAGGCTGGTCCCCACAGAATCACCCTTCCTCTCAGAGTCCTGGGTCTGAAAGGACACTGGAACCTGATCACACCCAGTCCTACAGAGAAGCCTCTATTCTGCTAATAAAGGTGATCAGGTCTCCacagtcatttattttgtttttaccagtggggatttttttccttttatgtaaacAAATATTATGTATTGTAGTTTGTGCCCTTTGAACCCATTTATTTAAGCTCTGTCCTCAGGAAGACTAATTGTATGACAGCTCTTCACTGGGTAAAGACCTTCTCCAGTCTGTTTAATCATGGTtctcttaaattattttcagagGTCTTACTTTCTAATCTCTTCACAAGGCAAATCTGAGGCAAAATGTGCAAAACAAATCTGGTTTCGCTCCATGCTTTTGAACTTCTTCCAGGCCCTTTTGCAGGCCCTCATCCAGACCCTCAATTCACACCCAGGCACAAGCAGGTCACTTTGCTGTCTCCAGCCAGAAATGCTATTTAGAGGGACAGCAGGGGAaaggctcttttaaaaaaaaataggtcctTCAAATCATGGCTCAGAAATGACttactgggcttctctggtggcacagtggttaagaatccgcctaccaacgcaggggacatgggttcaagtcctggtctgggaagatcccacatgccgcggagcaactaagcccgtgtgccacaactactgagcctgcgctctagagtccgcgagccacaactgctgagcctgcgcacttagagcccgtgctccacaagagaaaccaccataatgagaagcccgtgcaccgcaacgaagagtagcacaaGCTCAcctcaactacagaaagcctgtgtgcggcaacaaagacccaatgcagccaaaaataaataaataaatacatttattttttttaaaaaatgacttactTAGTCATTCCTCTCCAAATTCACAAAAATGAGAAGCCCAGAAAAATACAGTTGAGGTCCAGTAATGACCTCATGGTCATTAAAAATgaccatgttttctttaaaaacaaaatgtaggccataataatgtataaaaataaaagttatcaaCATACATTTAAATATCAGGATTATCCAAAAACCAAATTTTAACTGAAATCTCTGtgtatataaacagaccaaatcTAAGAGGTTTCTTTGATAATTCTGAAAATAAACCAATATGCaagaaatcaaaacaatacaataatgcataaaattaatgaacagtcCACAAAGAAAGCATCAGTATAGCATACAACAAGGATTTTAAAGATGAAACATTCCTGTCAGACAGAAACTCATTATTTAACCtgttaattacatctgcagttgTATATAAAAATCTCTGGACTTCTTTTCACCTAATGTGGGCCAGTTCTTTTTCAGCCTCGTTTGCTAAAGGGATGTAAAAATAGCTGGTTTAGTTGTCCTGGGAATTTGGTACGTACCTGAGTATAGGAGAGTTTCAAGCTTTCCACTGAAGAGTGAATGGGCCTCTTCTACAGAGTACCAAGGACGCTTCAGGGAAGTGGAAACCCAGGCCTCTCCAGCCCTGTAGGGACTTGATGTTGAGATGGAACATCTTTGAAGCAATGTAGCTGCTGAGGCTTTATGAAGGGCAGGTTGACACCCACCAAGAATTTGGTAGAGAATATTAACTGGCTCAATTCCCCAAGACAGAGACTCCCAGGTCTACAAGATGCCAACAGGATGTGGCTTCATAAGCTCCGGATAAACAGTTGATTCTTTGAGTTTAAGGCTTTGACAAAAGTGAAAATCCCTCCAAGAGAATAGCACTTTGAGCTCACTCACTGTTCACAGTAGACAGAGATACAACCTAATTCAAACAAAAGAACACAGAACTGAGGGGGTGGGCTGGTGGAGGCACACTTTTCTCACTCCACAACTGCCTAGAACTAagccttttttgtcttttgtgaaaTTCATTGAGAGGCCTATGCCTCCTACATCACGGGCTTTGGGAGGCAACCAGTTATGAAGACTACCTATGCCCCttgacaaagacaaaaagaatgcCCCAAACTACTAGGGGAAAGTACACTTCTTTAGAATAGGGCCTCTGGTGGGGTCCTCAGAATGAACAGATCCAACTGTAAACTACAGGGACctgatgggtggatgggtagggTGTGGACTGACTTTGGATCTTAGGCCTTCTTATGCCCCGTCTCCAAAGCTCTCTTTGTGGTACACTATGTGCAGCTTTGATTAGTGGCCTGTTGGATACTGCTATGTTGCTAACATTGTGGTTTGTTTCTCCTTGCTGTGAATTTGATGGCTTGTCGAGGAATCTGTTTTCAGTACAATGTTTGGTTAAAGCATTTTGTCAGTATTCCTGGTCTCTGCTTTGCTCCTCTGGTGAATGTCTTTTGAGGGTGATGCTGATGTTTGGCTCTTTGTCATTGTGAAATCTGTACCTaatctctggagagaaaaatccCATTGTCTACTGTAAATACTGGAATCACAGCAAAGGATGTGGGGACTGGACTGCTTTTCTGTATCATACTAGCATTGTTCTagatattaaagaaatttaaccACACAGTAGTCCAACGCAAAgtgtttaaataagaaaatggtctcgggcttccctggtggcacagtggttaagcatctgcctgccaatgcaggggacatgggtttgagccctggtccaggaagatcccacatgccgtggagcaacaaagcccgtgcgccacaactactgagcctgtgctctagagcctgtaagccacaactactgagcccatgtgccacaactactgaagcctgcgcgcctagagaccgtgctcttgcaacaagagaagccacctcaatgggaagcccgcgcactgcaaccaagagtagcccccgctcaccgcaactagagaaaggctccATGTggcaatgaggacccaatgcagccaaaaatgaataaattaaataaataaatttgaaaaaaaaaaagaaagaaaatggtctcAGTGAGCTTGACAGATCCATCTATGTTAGAGATTCCACACACATTCACATTGCCTGGCCTTTTAAGGGGGTAGGGGTTGATATACAATGTAGATACATGTCCCTCTTGCCACCTTTGtgattttcccctttcctctcagTTACCAAATGACCAAATTAAGATGAAATAATGATGACAAGATTCCTGTGACTAAAATGATCCCATCACCCTCCAGGACGAGGGAGGTGAGGCAGACCTCAATCCAGGGCACGTTAGCCAATACAGACCCTGCAACGAACCAGAACAGCAGCATTTCTTCTCCAACTGCTCGAAGAGCTGGTGCCCCAGTCATTTCATTCCCATTGTAAGGGATACTAATTCCCATTTCCCCCCACTCATATCACCAGTAAAGTTTGAGATTATATAATTCTTTCCGATAAGAGCCCCAGATTGAGAgtgaggaggaagggaaatacGTTTTTTAAGCATCCAGAAAGGAACCAgaagaaaacttatttaaaacatacaactttttttgggggggggaggataattttaaacttagaaaaaaaGCTGCAATAATAGTACAGAGAACTCTGATATCCTTCTCCCACATTCcccagttgttaacattttgccacatttgtgctgtgtgtgtgagtacacatttttttttttctcaaccatttggagtaagttgcagacatcacaTCCACTGACCTCTAAATACTCCAGTGGGTATTTCTTAAGAACAAGGAAATTATCTTACATTCCCACAATACAAATACAAAATCAGGAAATTCAACATTGCAGTAATATTATTATGTGAATCATAATTATGTAATACAGTCCATACTCAACTTTTACCAGTTGTTCAAACAATGTTCATTATAAGAATTTCTTTTCCAGTTAGGATCTAATCCAGGACCAcacactgcatttagttgtcatgtctcttggACTCTTTTAATTTGGAAAAGGTCTTCagctttctttcatcttttatgaTATGGTCATTTCTTTAGCGTACAttcaatccaatttttaaaaaagaatttccagggacttccctggtggtccagtggtaaagaatctgccttccaatgcaggggattcaggttcgacccctggtcggggagctaggttcccacatgccacagggcagctaagccctcgcaccacaactactgagctcccgtgccgcaaactacagagcccacgcgctctggagcccacacgccacaactacagagctcaaGAGCCCTTAAGCATGCACGCCAcgactaaagaagagaaaaaaacccatacgccacaactagagagaagcccgtgcaccacaacaaagatcccgcatgctgcaactaagacccgacacagccccccaaaattaattaattaattaaagggttagtttaaaaaaaaatgaatttccatCAGTTTGCGGTTGTCTGATGTTTCACATCAGATtcaatttgtttgttttgatttgggCAGGAATGTCACAAATGTGATATTGTGTCCTCAGTGCCTCACATTAGCAAGACATGATGTTTTATCCCAGTAGTGGTGACGCTAACATGGATCGCTTGGTTAAAGTGTACCTTCCATACACCCCTCCACGTTTCTCCACTATAAATTTACTATTTTTCCCTCTGCAACTaataattttgagaaagagaTTTTAAGCCTCTATAAACGTCCTATGGGTCATCAGGTTTTCACTCAATAATTGTAGCATATCTTTATTATTCTCATCAAGTTATTCCTATGATGATTGCCAAGTGGTTGGCATTCCACTGTAAGGAAGACTTGTTCCCtctttattatctatttatttacttacttattactATTATAGACTAACAAACTCATAATAATTGGTTAAAACCCATTACTGTCATTATTTCAATGTTAAAATTGTCACAAATTTATGCAGTAAGAGCCCCTTCAAGATGATTCCTGTGACCCTTGGACATAgttcaaacatttgttgagcactccCTTACTTTCTGGTACAAGAAgatattccaggctcatctttactctccccaccccaacccaagaatcagccatttcttcaaggagcccTGGTTTCATTAAGTAGAGAATGGTACCTGACTCAGTTCTAGAATCAGGATGTATTCATTGCTATTAGGCCCTTTCAGTGGATGGaactaaaaaatatgtatatgtgtatacttaCTAAAAACAATGAGTTCATATTGACATCTGCAATTCaaacaacaggggcttccctggtggcgcagtggttaagaatccgcctgccaatgctggggacacaggttcaagccctggtccgggaagatcccacacgccatggagcaactaagcccacgcaccacaactactgaagcccgcgcgcgtagagcccgtgctccgcaacaagataagccaccacaatgagaagcctatgcaccacaacgaagagtaaccccgctcgcctcaactagaaaaagcccatgcacagcaacgaggacccaacgcagccaaaaataaatacatttatttttttaaatgctaaaaaaaaaatcagtaacccttgtttcatttttactcacagtcattttgtttttgttttcctttcctctatTTTTCACTGGCGCCACCTTCTCCCAATGCCCCAAATCTTTGTACCCTCTTTCCTTCACCATCTTCTTAAATCCAAGAACCACCATCCAGGCAACCTGATTACTCTTTTGTTTGGTTACTCATTTGTTCAGCAGATAATTATTTATCTCTGTGGGAACCACGTGACTTCAGAGGGGAACAAGACACTGTCCCGGCCTCCAAGAACACAGACTAACAGAACAAGGGACAGGACAACAGTACAAAGAGAATCACTCCAGTGATGGCTGGAGGCCTCCAGCTCTCCTCCTCCCCGAGCACAAACATTTCCCTTCTCTAGGCCTCTTTTTTTCCCTGCTCTTTGGCAGAAGGGGAAACTAGCACCAAAATCTGAACTGCAGAGGGTAGAACCCTTATATGATTGAAAAGAGAAAGTGAGTGAAGAGTAACAAGATGAATGTGGATTATATCCAACATTCCACTTAGAAGCTCTCACAAGCAATCCTCTGGTCTTTTTTTATCCAGTTTGGTTCCCAGGCCTTTCAGAAAGGAGTCTTGCCCTGTCAGGATACAGCCTAACCTTCCTATTCCATAATCCAATCCCTTCTCAAGGTAGAGGTCAGGTAGGAATGCAGAAATTGGAGAAGTTGTCAGTAGGATTCTGCAAGGACACTTTCAAAATCAAATACATACAATCACacacatatttacatacataaaacTTGAAGCAGTGAGGATGGAAAAGAGCCTCAAGCAGTTGGTTCAGAGTGGGAGGGCTGAGAGCCTACCAGGAGCTCAGAGTCCTTCGAGACGCCTTGAAGAAGAGCAGGAACTTCCTTCCCAACCAATCCCCACCAGCCCCAAAGAAGATGAAGGGAAAGAGAAGCTGCTTTATGTCACAGACATCTGCTGGGCCACATCATTTAAAGATGTGAGGTTGGGCCGGAGAGCAAGTCAGGAGGGAAGGCAAAGCTTGTTTTTCTTCCATTAACATATTATCTCAAAGGTTTTGGGTACCTGAGGTTTCTACGAAAGACTCTAGGCTTTGGGGCAGTGATTTTCATATACCACAGTTAGTTTAGAGACTGCTTAACAGTAATCAGTCACACCAGGTGACCATGGAACGCCATACACAGGATTTTCCCTTACCGTTTGTCCTGAGAGGAGCGAGGTGTGTCCTCGAGAAGATAAGGCGAAGTCAGGCCTGCAAGGCCTCCAGGCGGCCTCTGCCTACCTGTCCAGGCCTTCTCCGCTCCCCTCTTCCAGAAGTGGTCCAGCTATATGGCTCTCTCAGTTCCTTCAGGGGccgacctccctcccacctcagctcacactgggaagcccctcaTTCTCATCCTTTCTTCTCAGCCTCAGCCT
Encoded proteins:
- the CHRM5 gene encoding muscarinic acetylcholine receptor M5; its protein translation is MEGESYHNATTVNGTPVNHQPLERHRLWEVITIAAVTAVVSLITVVGNVLVMISFKVNSQLKTVNNYYLLSLACADLIIGIFSMNLYTTYILMGHWALGSLACDLWLALDYVASNASVMNLLVISFDRYFSITRPLTYRAKRTPKRAGIMIGLAWLISFILWAPAILCWQYLVGERTVPPDECQIQFLSEPTITFGTAIAAFYIPVSVMTILYCRIYRETEKRTKDLADLQGSDCVAETEKRKPAHEALLTSCFSCCPQPTLAQSERNQASWPSSCRSTSVTGKPSRATGPSTEWGKAEQLTTCSSYPSSEDEDKPTTDPVFQVVYKSQAKESPREEFSAEEVKETFANAQTEKNDYDTQKYFLSPAAAHRPKSQKCMACKFRLVVKADGTQDTNNGCRKVKIMPCSFPVSKDPSTKGLDPNLSHQMTKRKRMVLVKERKAAQTLSAILLAFIITWTPYNIMVLVSTFCDKCVPVTLWHLGYWLCYVNSTVNPICYALCNRTFRKTFKMLLLCRWKKKKVEEKLYWQGNSKLP